Below is a window of Plectropomus leopardus isolate mb unplaced genomic scaffold, YSFRI_Pleo_2.0 unplaced_scaffold524, whole genome shotgun sequence DNA.
CGGTGTGGTTTATATGTAGATAACAGTGTGGTTTATATGTAGATAACGGTGTGGTTTATATGTAGATGACGGTGAGGTTTATACGCAGATAACAGTGTGGTTAACACGTGTTCTCACCCAGACAGTCTCGTCCGTGGTAACCATGACAACACTTTGGCTGCCAGACGTGGACGGTGCAGATGCTGCGACAGccaaagttttttttgacaaacatggTGGGAAGGTCACATTTCTGAACTTCctgcagacacagcagagaccaatcagacacacaaactttggttttattttgtatgtgtgtgaacaGACGAGGACTCCAACCTTAAGTTTGGACCCTGAGGGACAACGTTCAGCTGAGTAGGCGCACATGCCACAGCTCATctaccacagaagaagaagaaaccacAGAGATATGAAACCAATAAATTCTCCAGACCAgaggcgtttctaggatttcaggacacttGGGGCTTagtctaaatgaaaaaaaatccttccaaATCCGCAGATGCCCAGGTTTGTAACTTCTGgctgttattttctttaaaatttcttcagtgatatgttttctttaaatatttggaTTTGGATTGGATTATTGAAACCCTCAATAGGAGGCATCAGATTGAGAACGTTATCACGGCTGTAAACAAAGAGCTTGTGATGTGCGGACTCACCTGAAGGTCGAAGGTCGTCTGTGTGTCACAACGTCCTCCGAGGCTGGGCGGAGTCAGCAGACAGTCGATGCCGTAGGCGATCCCACCCTTGAAGATTAGGTGTCTCTGAATAATCCGACACTTCCCGTCGTTGACAAAGATTTCTCCCTGATCAGAGAAGAACCGACCTGATCAACAAACTGTTGACTcttattcagtttttatgtgtttctgaTGAACTCACGATGTCATCTGTCCCCCCGCAGGTGAACGAGAGCGGCGAACCCTGCAGAGTCCGCAGCGAGTCCTGATGGATCAAACCTTCAGCGTAAATCTGAGTGTGGAGAcgtaagaaagaaaaagaggctgTTTAGTTCTGGGTCCGGACACGGTGATGATTCTCTCTGACTGCACTCAACAGCAAAACTctcacaaatttaatttttaattaactttaatttcatgtttttctcatgAATACAAAGAGTTCACAAACCGCAGACCTTATTTCACCCCCGAACCAAAACCCAAGAAGGAAAACACCCCAAATATGGTTTTCTACAGCCTTTCTTTGTACCATCTTGTCTTGTGATCAAAAATCAAGAATCTCATCATCAGTGAACCaaatctttattgttttttttattcacaatcACACGAAAACATCCTGAGCTGTTGATCAGACATCTTTCAAACAGCAGGTGAGGAGtttctcctttttcctcctcagaAATGTTTTCCATGTTCCTCATGGTCACATAAAATTTTCAACAATGACTGGAAGTCGTGTCGAATGCTGCTCACCAAACATAATCCCAGTCAGCCAGATGGTGGCACTATAATTAAGGctcaaaaatgcaattttgaaAAGGCCACACCCCTCATGCTTCGAGCCAGGTCCCCGGTCTCCCCGGTCTCACCTTCTGGGACTGCAGGATGTGGTACTTCAGGTACTCCACCAGCTGACGGCGGTTGTCTGAGTGGAACAGGAAGTCCTTCTGCTCCTGCGGCAGAGACGCCATGACGCCGTCTGAGGGCAGGAAGACCGTCACAGGCTGGTACATCCCATCATTCACCAGGTCCATCACAGCCGTGTcctgagacacacaaacaacaccatCACTGTAACGGGGGCGGGACCAACCCCAGTCAGCGTGCCACATGCAGGTTCCTCCAGCAATCAAACAAAGTTTGATTTTCTCACCTCCAGCAGTTTGTAGAAAGTTTTATATCCTTGACGTTCAGCCACGTTGGTCAGGTTCAGCTGAGGCAGTAGGGGGAGTCAGACACAGTTATTGATCAGtgaacacacagaaaatcaaTCAGTCATTGATCCAAACATTGATCCATCAGACACCTCAAACAACATCCAAACCATTCAGACTGTTGGTCCGACTCATATACCTCATGCATTTGCTACTGCATAACTTATAACTTTTATTTCAGTTGTGATGTTtacagctttttatttattgcattttaaaaatatatatatatttttttcttattattatctctttaaatttattgtcttttagATCATCGTATAGTTTTCTTCCTTACTGCTCTGTGTGCTTTATAAATTGCCCCTCGAGGATGAATTAAAGAACACTGAGAGGACACCGGCAGCTCTGCAGACGAACACGGAGGCTCCAACGGATTTATTTCACACCGATCAATACATCCATCAATACATCCGCCCATGTATTGGTCAATACATCGACCGATCTATTGGTCGTGTCATGACGTGTTGCGTGGTGTGGTTTTGTGTGGTGTCATGTTGTGACGTGTCGAGTCGTGTCTTGACGTGTTGTGTTGCGTTCTTACAGGAGCAGCCGGCGGTCTTTCTTTGTCAATGTTGGGAGGAGTCAAGACCTTGTCGATCTCGTGGAAGATGCCATTGATGCTGATGCTGTCGCTGTACGTCACGTTGGCCTCGTTGACGAAGATTCTGCCCTGAAGATTTCAAAGTCagtttcaagtcaagtcagttttatttatagagcccattatcacaaaacatggtttgcctcagagggctttacagtgtacgacatccctctgcccttagaccctcacgtcacccgaggaaaaactccccaaaaagaacccctgtaacagggaaaacaaagaggaagaaacctcaggaagagcggtagaggatagtgagggatccctcttcaggacggacagacgagcaatagatgtcgtaaatagcaaatgaaatacaatcatgacaaaaaaggaaagagaaagagagagagggtctgtttgtctgtttgtcaaacagacaaacaaataaaaaatatcatttctATCCCTTCTTCTAACTTCTTCACTTTCTACATTTAATCCAGATCAGTCACTCAACACAGTATCAGGTGTTTTCTGCAGAGATTATTTGACTGATTATAATTAGCCTTTTGAAAC
It encodes the following:
- the LOC121939604 gene encoding stabilin-2 codes for the protein VRLQVMEKDREWYGAILRSHIVMCHTLLPGDLSRPRNLTTLSGLVLTTGSTQGRIFVNEANVTYSDSISINGIFHEIDKVLTPPNIDKERPPAAPLNLTNVAERQGYKTFYKLLEDTAVMDLVNDGMYQPVTVFLPSDGVMASLPQEQKDFLFHSDNRRQLVEYLKYHILQSQKIYAEGLIHQDSLRTLQGSPLSFTCGGTDDIGEIFVNDGKCRIIQRHLIFKGGIAYGIDCLLTPPSLGGRCDTQTTFDLQMSCGMCAYSAERCPSGSKLKEVQKCDLPTMFVKKNFGCRSICTVHVWQPKCCHGYHGRDCL